The Flavobacterium sp. K5-23 genome segment TTTCGCAAAAGAATATTGGATACGGAGGAAACTGGAAAGCACAATGGAATTCTAAATTCAGCACTTACCTTATCAGCTATTTTTCGAAATACAATATCGATGCTACAGATTATAGAATAGAAACAGACCAAAGGTTAACGGTTGCTAATGAGGTTCTAGAAACGGGAGTAAAACTAAATACCAACTATAAAGCGACACCAAATTTCAACCTACTCGCAGGATACGAATTTAACGAAACGGGAATGCTCAACCAGACTACCGTAAGTGCTCCATCCTACTCTAGTACTAAGAAAGATGTACTGCACAATCACGGATTATTTGCACAAGGAGAATATAATAAAAACAATACCTATTTAAGAATTGGTGTCCGTTTGAATTATTTTCAAAAGTTTGAAAAATTACTGGTAGAACCTAGAATTAACATCAGACAACAATTATCCAATCAATTTGCGCTAAAACTAGAAGGAGAATTTAAAAACCAAACCGCCACCCAAATTGTCGATTTTGAGGATGATTTTCTAGGTGTCGAAAAAAGGCGTTGGGTATTAGTCAATAATGAAAGTATTCCTATTGCCACAAGTAAGCAAGGCTCTTTTGGTGTAGAATTTAACGCTAACAAACTCAATATTGACCTTACGGGATTTTACAAAATTGTAGATGGCATTACAGCATCCAATCAGGGTTTTTATAATAATTTTCAATATGAAATTGCCCACGGGAGTTATACCGCAAAAGGAATTGAATTTTTGGCTAATAAAACGGCAGGGAAATACAGCACTTGGTTGAGCTATACCTTCAGTATAAACAATTATGAATTTGATAGCTTCACGCCTCCCACATTCCCTAATAATGTGGATATTCGTCATTCCGTTTCTCTAGGTTTTAATTATGATGTTTTCAAGAACTTCAAACTCTCTGTAGGCGGAATTTGGAGAAATGGGCAGCCATATACCGTTCCCCTTGAAGGAAAGGAAACCGTGCAAAATGGCAATACGACTATGGTAAATTACGATTCCCCAAACAGCAAAAACCTGGATGACTTTATGCGCCTAGACGCTTCCTGTAGTTACCAGTTTAATTTTGCAACCGGCATCAAAGGAATCCTTCGTGCAGGTGTTATCAATACTACTAATGAAGACAATGTTATCAATCGCTATTACAAAGTTGACCCTAACAACTCCAGTAAAACGATAAAAGTTGACAACAAATCACTTGGAATGACTCCTAATGTGAGTTTTAGAGTGAATTTTTAGTTAATAGTGAATTCTATAAGAATAGTACTAAATAAAACTGCTGTTAGTTGAATTAATAGCTATATATTTGATGCTAAATACGTTAAATAATAGCGAGAATATACAAGCTACCTGTAAGCGTTCCGTAACACAACACATAGACAAAATTATGCTAACAAGACTTGAAATTTTTATGATAACAAACTCTTACATTGGAGTAAGTGGTGGCTATCTTGGAGACTTTTCATATAGAACACACGAAGAATTTTATCCATATTTCTGCGACATAAATATTCCGCCAACAGCCTATGAAGGAACAACAAGGCAAAAATTTTTAACAATCCTTGAAAATTCAGACTCACCAACACAAGTCAAAATACTTAAAGGCGTACTTAAAAAGTATCCAGTTGACTTTTTTTCAGAAGAAATTAGACAAACGAAACAAAGAATGGCTGATGAAATTGGAGAATTAATTAGACGACTTGAAAGCGGTCAAGCTGTTGCTTCTGAACTATTAATTATTACAAACGAAACTGTTGAAAGAGCAATCCAAGACACAAAGGTTTTACTAGAAACAAATGGTGCGACAAGTAGTGTGGACAGAATTCATACTACTTTACACGGTTATCTAAAAGAAGTTTGTAAACAAGAAGGAATTACTTTGGCAGACGATGAAAACTTAACACAGGTATTTAAAAAATTAAAAGCAAATCATCCAAAATTACAATTAGGAGGACCAAGACAAAATGATATTGACCAAATCATTAGTTCTTTTAGTAATACACTTGACAAACTAAATCCAATTAGAA includes the following:
- a CDS encoding abortive infection family protein; the protein is MITNSYIGVSGGYLGDFSYRTHEEFYPYFCDINIPPTAYEGTTRQKFLTILENSDSPTQVKILKGVLKKYPVDFFSEEIRQTKQRMADEIGELIRRLESGQAVASELLIITNETVERAIQDTKVLLETNGATSSVDRIHTTLHGYLKEVCKQEGITLADDENLTQVFKKLKANHPKLQLGGPRQNDIDQIISSFSNTLDKLNPIRNKASLSHPNEELLEEDEAMFVVNSAQTVLNYLNRKFKN